The Aneurinibacillus migulanus genome contains the following window.
CATTAATGATGTATAAAATTACACATTCACAAGCAGATGTCTCCTTTCTTGTAACTGCGAACTCAGTATGCGGTCTACTTATTATGTTTTTACTTAGACGTCTATTTGAAATTCACGAACCAATGATTCTAATAATCAGAGGAATGATTATAATGGCAGTAGGTCTATTTTTCACTTGGATCTTTCCAGATAAATGGTGGTTGATGTTTTGTGTCATTCTATTTACAATCGGCGAAACATTAGTTCTTCCAGCATCTGATATTAAAGTATCTCTTTATAGTAGGGGAAAGGCATCAGGAAGTTACTTCGGATTATCAAAAATTTCATTTGGGATAGGAGCATCGATAGGTAGTTTTTTTGGCCCTATACTTTTCGAGTTAGACAAATGGGATGGGCTTCCATGGTTACTGATTTCACTACTCGGTTTATTCGGTTCATTACTAATGGCATATTTAAAACAAAAAGAAATTTATCCTGTTCATGATTCCTCAGCTAACTCCACACCACCATCAAGTTAGCTGAAATGAATCAATGAAAAAAGGAGATCTACTTCTGTTTTTCATGATTCGTTCCGGATACAATCTAAAAATAGGTATACCAAATAAACCTTCGACAGGTTCGGTTTAAAAACTATGCGATATAAACGACACCTAATATATCAAAGACGGTTTTCTTCTCGTGTCGATGAGATTTTCGCCCGTTCCGCTGTAGGAGGTTGAACAGGCGAAGGGGGATCTTTGATAGCTCTTGGGTGTTTTTTGGTGTAGCTTGAAACAGAAGTGAAAAATAATCTTTAGTCACGTATATTGCTTTATACTCGCTTAGCTTTCTTTATGAGGAGTAATTGGCACATTTTACTTTTTTACAATCATGAATGTAAAAGAATACTTTCCACGTTTTAAATAGGATTTCATAAAAATTTAACCGAAGATTGAACAAGCAGCACAAAAGTTTCTTCTATATTATGGGCTCTCATCCTGAATGTGTTTTAAAACGTATCGATTGTATATAGTAAGAGATCAGACAAGATTTACATAGTATTTTCATAAAATTTCATTTATCGATTTGTAATAATGAGGCAATTGATGGCAATGTATCAATCCCATAATGCAAAGCAATCAATATCCATATATTCTTAAATTTCTTCCACAAATATCCTAATACAATTCCTATAACAAAAACTGGAATAATGGTTCCCGTTAGAATCGAATAGATATCGCCAGCAGATCCCTCTACTCCACTNATACCGAAGACCAAATACTTTTTCTAATCGAGTTTGAAGGATATATCTATAAAATATTTCTTCAGGAATAGCCGCTTGCACAAGCGGTAAAAGCAGACCAACAGTGAATTTGATCCATGTCATAATACCACCATTTGCAATAACTCTGTTAATCTCTGCTAAATAACTGCTATTTAGAAGGATTCCAAAAAAATAACAACTAGCTACAATTGTACAGGTTTTCCAATTTAATTTAATTTTAAAAATATAAGGAATTTTGTGCTCGAGTTTTCTATAAATAAAGGAATAAAAAGAAGAAAAATGATTTTAATAAAAACAACATACCATACATCTTCAGTAAAATTTCTGGCTCCTAAAATTGGCATAGGAAAATACATTATCGCTACAGAAAATATTGCAACAATAAAAATATATAACAAAGAATATATTGTAAAGATGCCTAATTCATTTATTGATCTCTTACTGTTCATTGATTGTTATTACTCCTTTAATCTCCCACCTCTATGCGAGTAGATTTTAATCCTTGAAACGCTCACAGATACACCACTTATCCCTTCCTGTTTAAAGCGGTCAAGCCCCACCATCCATATGGACAGCGGGACTTGACTGCTTTATTCGTCTTCTTGGTCAATAGGTTCCTTAATATATTCACCTGTTAGAGCATCCACATAACCGAACCCATCCGAGTTATCCCATGCATATACAAGAAGTGGTGCTGGAGCTTGTTGATCCATATACCATGGCCATATATATTTCAGCTTCAGTGGTTTATGATTAATAAATGTTGCAAGCACTTGCTCTTTTGTCGCGATATTTTGCGAATCTGGGAGTTCCACTTTTTCCGATGGAGTAAAAAGATAGAAAGAAACAACCTTTCCTGTTTGTTTATCTATGCCCACTTGATAACTGTGATCTCGTACAGGAATTCCTTGATGGAGTTTGGTGAAATAAAATTGATACTTATCATTTTGATGATCGGTCTTTTCTGGCAATTTGCTCTTGTCGACCCATGACGGAATCTCTGATTCTTCAAAGGTATCTTGCTGTAATTCCAATTCGGTTGTACTTGAATTGGCATATGTCTCCAGGAAATCACGGGCCACAGTAAATGCCTGTTCTTTTGTTATCTTTGCTGGTTGCTTTTTTTGTTCCCTATTTGTAGATAAACTGGCACTATATACCTGACCTGTTTTTCTATCCGTTATTATATAAGCGGTCACTTGACCATCTTCTGTGTTAAAGCGATATTCTAAATAGAAGCTTTCTTTTTGCCATGGAAAATTGAAAGGCTGATCAACATGCAGTGTTCCTTCAGCACCATTGATATCAAATAGCTTGGTAAGCAGCTGTTTTACTTCTTCTTCGGAACGCGCAATAAGCGTTTGTCCTTTCGGGTGAAGTGCAATTTTTGTTTCCATTGGTTTTGATTGCACAGAAGTAAGCTCTTTTTGGTCAACTTTTTTACCCGTTTGCGCATGATATCCGAAATCGTTTAAATCATAACGTAGGACAGGCTTTGTTTTTATATTTTCTGAATTTCGTCCATCTTCCTCTGGTTGCTCTTCTACGTAATTTAGGATAATGCTATCTGCGGTAGTGATGTTCTTTTTAACTTCTTCAATCGGTAGTGCGGTATCCGGTTTCGGTATCTTGACTGTATCTAAATCAACTGGAGTATATGAATAGTTTGTAATATGACCAAATGAATCCACATTCNGTGGGAATTCAACGTTCGCGCCAGGTTACTATCGTCCCGTCTTCATTACGGGTTGCAGAAGCGAAACCATTATATCCAGTCGGTTTGCCGAATTGCTTTCTGCCCTCTGTACCAAACCATTCTGTAAGGAAGCGTTCGGCTGTATCCTGTGCTAGCTGACGGGAAGGCATTTTTTCGGATGCCCATGCTGTAGCTTGTATATCAAATGAAAGCAATTCTCCCGTTTTTTTATCAAATCTTAGGTAAGCAGACATATATTCTTTTGAATTTCCGGTTTTCTCTTCTGGTCTATCACTAAGATTTACTAGAAAACTCTGATCATACTCCAATTCTCTACTTGTAATAATATTCAATTTCTTTAATTCCGGCTGAAGGGTAAACAGCCTGTCCATCGTTTTTTGTACAGCAGGTGGAATTGGAGTTAAGGCTTCTGTTGCTTTGACTGTTTGTGTAGATGTGGCCTGAGTAGTTCCTGATTCCACTTCTTCAGCTAACACGGATGGAGTAAGCATAAGCGAAGATGAAAGGAATAGAGCGGTTAATGGTAGTGTACGCTTCATTAAAAATCCTCCTTTTCTGGATAATAATACAAACCTTAGATCATGATAGGAGCATTCCTGTAATGAATGAAAATGCGAGTGGATAAAAAAAGTACCTCCTGTTAACATACAGAGTGTCACGGCCGTGACCTCGATATAACAGAGGAGGTACTCACCATGAATTATACACAAAATCAACGCATTTCTCAAATCACAGAATCTACCTTGATTATTGGCATAGATATCGCTAAATACAAACATGTAGCACGCGCACAAAACGATCGCGGTCTCATGTATGGGAAAGCTTTTTCTTTCCCAAGTATGCGTGAGGGATTCGAAGCGTTCTGTCACTGGATGAAAAACATAATGAGGGAACACGAAAAAACACAGCTTCTTGTCGGAATGGAACCAACCGGACACTACTGGATGACTTTAGCAGCATTCTTGCGAAGCCGCGGGATTCCGGTCGTGGTCGTTAATCCGATGCATGTAAAGAAGTCAAAAGAGCTGGATGATAATTCACCAACGAAGAACGATCCAAAAGATGCCCGTGTTATTGCGCAACTCGTCAAAGATGGGCGGTACTCTGCACCTTATTTCCCAACTGGTGTATATGCCGAATTACGGGAAGCTGTGAAAATACGAGACCACCTTTCCTGCGAGCTTCAGCGTACTCAAGCCAAGGTGCATAATTGGCTGGATCGCTATTTTCCTGAGTTTTTAACGGTATTTACAAGCTGGGAAGGCAAAGCGGCTTTTGAAACCCTCAAGCATTTTCCACTGCCTCAGGATCTTATCCAGGCAGGTGCCTTTGAAGTCTTGACGATATGGAAGAAAAACATCCAAAGAGGACTTCGTCCCAAACGTGCGGAGGAGCTTGTAGAACAAGCTAGGCATTCGATTGGCCTTCAAGAAGGTATGAAAATGGCAAGGTTGGAGCTAAAAACACTGCTTACAACCTATGAAACTCTACAGCAGCAGATAGAAGAAGTCATAAAAGAAATCGAAGATTTATT
Protein-coding sequences here:
- a CDS encoding YcdB/YcdC domain-containing protein; its protein translation is MDSFGHITNYSYTPVDLDTVKIPKPDTALPIEEVKKNITTADSIILNYVEEQPEEDGRNSENIKTKPVLRYDLNDFGYHAQTGKKVDQKELTSVQSKPMETKIALHPKGQTLIARSEEEVKQLLTKLFDINGAEGTLHVDQPFNFPWQKESFYLEYRFNTEDGQVTAYIITDRKTGQVYSASLSTNREQKKQPAKITKEQAFTVARDFLETYANSSTTELELQQDTFEESEIPSWVDKSKLPEKTDHQNDKYQFYFTKLHQGIPVRDHSYQVGIDKQTGKVVSFYLFTPSEKVELPDSQNIATKEQVLATFINHKPLKLKYIWPWYMDQQAPAPLLVYAWDNSDGFGYVDALTGEYIKEPIDQEDE
- a CDS encoding IS110 family RNA-guided transposase is translated as MNYTQNQRISQITESTLIIGIDIAKYKHVARAQNDRGLMYGKAFSFPSMREGFEAFCHWMKNIMREHEKTQLLVGMEPTGHYWMTLAAFLRSRGIPVVVVNPMHVKKSKELDDNSPTKNDPKDARVIAQLVKDGRYSAPYFPTGVYAELREAVKIRDHLSCELQRTQAKVHNWLDRYFPEFLTVFTSWEGKAAFETLKHFPLPQDLIQAGAFEVLTIWKKNIQRGLRPKRAEELVEQARHSIGLQEGMKMARLELKTLLTTYETLQQQIEEVIKEIEDLLRDIPGVQYILTIPGIGVATVAGFFAEVGDLSRYQHPRQIQKLAGLNLKENRSGKHRGKTRITKRGRPRLRALLYKAIRPLVAKNPAFKALHTYYTTRQENPLRKQQSLIALCCRLLRIMFVLARKQIDFNMNKMIKDTPLCGQNQSLAA
- a CDS encoding CPBP family intramembrane glutamic endopeptidase; amino-acid sequence: SGVEGSAGDIYSILTGTIIPVFVIGIVLGYLWKKFKNIWILIALHYGIDTLPSIASLLQIDK